A genomic region of Arvicola amphibius chromosome X, mArvAmp1.2, whole genome shotgun sequence contains the following coding sequences:
- the Ap1s2 gene encoding AP-1 complex subunit sigma-2 isoform X2, whose protein sequence is MQFMLLFSRQGKLRLQKWYVPLSDKEKKKITRELVQTVLARKPKMCSFLEWRDLKIVYKRYASLYFCCAIEDQDNELITLEIIHRYVELLDKYFGSVCELDIIFNFEKAYFILDEFLLGGEVQETSKKNVLKAIEQADLLQEPRHEYFNVPVY, encoded by the exons ATGCAGTTTATGTTGCTTTTTAGTCGTCAGGGAAAGCTACGGCTGCAGAAATGGTATGTCCCACTCTCagacaaagagaagaagaagatcaCAAGAGAACTTGTTCAAACCGTTTTAGCTCGGAAACCTAAGATGTGCAGCTTCCTGGAGTGGAGAGATCTGAAGATTGTTTATAAAag ATATGCCAGTTTATATTTTTGCTGTGCTATTGAGGATCAGGACAACGAACTGATTACCCTGGAAATAATCCATCGTTACGTGGAATTACTTGACAAGTATTTTGGCAGC GTGTGTGAACTTGATATCATCTTTAATTTTGAGAAGGCCTATTTTATTTTGGATGAATTTCTTTTGGGAGGAGAAGTTCAGGAAACGTCCAAGAAAAATGTCCTTAAAGCAATTGAACAGGCTGATCTCCTGCAGGAG CCACGCCATGAATATTTTAATGTCCCTGTGTACTAA
- the Ap1s2 gene encoding AP-1 complex subunit sigma-2 isoform X1 has translation MQFMLLFSRQGKLRLQKWYVPLSDKEKKKITRELVQTVLARKPKMCSFLEWRDLKIVYKRYASLYFCCAIEDQDNELITLEIIHRYVELLDKYFGSVCELDIIFNFEKAYFILDEFLLGGEVQETSKKNVLKAIEQADLLQEEAETPRSVLEEIGLT, from the exons ATGCAGTTTATGTTGCTTTTTAGTCGTCAGGGAAAGCTACGGCTGCAGAAATGGTATGTCCCACTCTCagacaaagagaagaagaagatcaCAAGAGAACTTGTTCAAACCGTTTTAGCTCGGAAACCTAAGATGTGCAGCTTCCTGGAGTGGAGAGATCTGAAGATTGTTTATAAAag ATATGCCAGTTTATATTTTTGCTGTGCTATTGAGGATCAGGACAACGAACTGATTACCCTGGAAATAATCCATCGTTACGTGGAATTACTTGACAAGTATTTTGGCAGC GTGTGTGAACTTGATATCATCTTTAATTTTGAGAAGGCCTATTTTATTTTGGATGAATTTCTTTTGGGAGGAGAAGTTCAGGAAACGTCCAAGAAAAATGTCCTTAAAGCAATTGAACAGGCTGATCTCCTGCAGGAG